The proteins below are encoded in one region of Alistipes communis:
- a CDS encoding OmpH/Skp family outer membrane protein, producing the protein MKKILKIVLTVAFVAGSTSVFAQKLGRINMQELVFAMPETAEMQKNLEAYQKELQDQLETIGVEFNNKLNEYTKQVSDKNSTMSDSVRQLKEKELNDLKTRYDEFVQVSQQDMQKKQGELLEPIIVKAQDAVKEVSKAGGYTVVYDTSVNAVAYFDEAVVTDILPAVKTKLGIKDTPAAAPAAPAAK; encoded by the coding sequence ATGAAAAAAATTCTTAAAATCGTTCTGACGGTCGCCTTCGTTGCGGGTTCGACCTCGGTCTTTGCGCAGAAACTCGGCCGGATCAACATGCAGGAGCTGGTTTTCGCAATGCCGGAGACCGCCGAAATGCAGAAAAACCTCGAAGCCTACCAGAAAGAGTTGCAGGACCAGCTCGAAACCATCGGCGTGGAATTCAACAATAAGCTCAACGAATACACCAAGCAGGTCAGCGACAAGAATTCGACCATGTCGGATTCGGTCCGTCAGCTCAAAGAGAAGGAACTGAACGACCTGAAAACCCGTTATGACGAATTCGTGCAGGTTTCGCAGCAGGACATGCAGAAAAAGCAGGGCGAGTTGCTCGAACCGATCATCGTCAAGGCGCAGGATGCCGTGAAAGAGGTATCGAAAGCAGGCGGCTACACCGTCGTATACGACACTTCGGTCAATGCCGTAGCCTATTTCGACGAGGCCGTGGTGACGGATATTCTGCCCGCCGTGAAGACGAAACTGGGCATCAAGGATACGCCCGCCGCAGCTCCCGCAGCTCCGGCCGCCAAATAG
- a CDS encoding alpha/beta fold hydrolase — protein sequence MIEKFIMAGRTALHVCDSQQGERCVVLLHGYLESMFVWDDFVPLLYKRVRVVTLDLPGHGISEVRGECHSMEYLADVVRDALQALGIARCTLVGHSMGGYVALAFCERHPEMLDGLVLFSSTPNADTEEKRENRRREIALVRAGKKEQLARVAPGAGFAADNRQRMADAIADLTEQVYLTEDDGIVALLNGMIARPDRNEMLRRSPVRQLFVFGRKDEYIPAAVAEQLAAAHPQAQVVWLADSGHMGFLEEPEAAAEALLRFVGAEPDGQTAASVAGASEMPAAEA from the coding sequence ATGATCGAAAAGTTTATCATGGCAGGGCGGACGGCCCTGCACGTTTGCGATTCGCAGCAGGGCGAACGATGCGTCGTATTGCTGCATGGCTATCTGGAATCGATGTTCGTGTGGGACGATTTCGTCCCGTTGCTGTACAAACGGGTGCGGGTCGTGACGCTCGACCTGCCGGGGCACGGCATTTCGGAGGTGCGGGGCGAGTGCCACTCGATGGAGTATCTGGCCGACGTCGTCCGCGATGCGTTGCAGGCGCTCGGTATCGCGCGCTGTACGCTCGTGGGACATTCGATGGGCGGCTACGTGGCGCTGGCCTTTTGCGAACGTCATCCCGAGATGCTCGACGGTCTGGTGCTCTTCTCTTCGACGCCGAACGCCGACACGGAGGAGAAGCGCGAGAATCGCCGCCGCGAAATCGCGCTCGTGCGGGCCGGCAAGAAGGAACAACTGGCCCGCGTTGCGCCCGGTGCCGGATTCGCCGCCGACAACCGGCAGCGGATGGCCGATGCCATCGCGGATTTGACCGAACAGGTATATCTTACGGAGGACGACGGGATCGTGGCGCTTCTCAACGGGATGATCGCTCGCCCCGACCGCAACGAGATGCTGCGCCGTTCGCCCGTGCGGCAGCTCTTCGTCTTCGGCCGCAAGGATGAATACATTCCCGCCGCGGTCGCCGAGCAGTTGGCTGCCGCCCATCCGCAGGCACAGGTGGTGTGGCTCGCCGATTCGGGACACATGGGATTTTTGGAGGAGCCGGAAGCTGCGGCCGAAGCGCTGCTGCGATTCGTCGGGGCAGAGCCGGACGGACAGACCGCAGCGTCCGTTGCCGGAGCTTCGGAGATGCCTGCCGCCGAAGCGTAG